One Fulvia fulva chromosome 8, complete sequence DNA window includes the following coding sequences:
- a CDS encoding Phosphomevalonate kinase, which produces MGSDAAVAISAPGKVLLAGGYLVLDRAHTGLVFGLDARIHVLIEDIPTSNGIVLNEITVRSPQFLDAVWEYGYRLSERDGGIEVTQLRVDADLNLNRNPFVETTLGYALSYITSLAGSGITPAAITILADNDYYSTPAEISGAGAVATTRFHNFSLPLSKAPKTGLGSSAALVTAVTAALLTYYLPRSKFDLKKDESKKRLHNLAQAAHCAAQGKVGSGFDVASAVYGTCLYRRFSPGLLSNHAEPGVPKFATELRDIVEENHHKIKWDTEIQKDVVKIPEGLRLVMCDVSCGSKTPGMVKQVLAWRKETVEEANAIWSDLDEANQTLAKALKAATEADGADKYKELKSAITRIRELIRLMSEKSGVPIEPPAQTKLLDACEKVPGVIGGVVPGAGGYDAISLLIDDNVDTVGRLEELFAGWQFESEEGGRGKVSMLGVREEMEGIKQEGVKSYHQWMKAFVDF; this is translated from the exons ATGGGTTCGGATGCAGCGGTAGCGATCTCAGCACCAGGTAAAGTCTTGCTGGCAGGCGGATACTTGGTGCTGGATCGCGCTCATACTGGCCTGGTATTCGGCCTGGACGCTCGTATACATGTGTTGATCGAGGACATTCCGACAAGCAATGGCATTGTTCTCAATGAGATCACTGTCAGATCGCCGCAGTTCCTTGATGCGGTCTGGGAGTATGGCTATCGATTGTCCGAACGAGACGGCGGCATCGAAGTGACCCAATTGAGAGT CGATGCAGACCTCAACCTCAATCGCAACCCGTTTGTCGAGACCACACTCGGCTATGCCTTGAGCTACATCACAAGCTTGGCTGGATCCGGTATCACACCAGCCGCCATTACGATCCTTGCCGACAACGACTACTACTCCACGCCTGCTGAGATATCCGGTGCAGGAGCTGTAGCGACCACCCGCTTCCACAACTTCAGCTTACCACTTTCGAAGGCACCCAAGACTGGCTTAGGATCATCCGCAGCACTGGTCACTGCAGTCACAGCCGCTCTCCTGACTTACTATCTGCCACGGTCGAAGTTCGACTTGAAAAAGGACGAAAGCAAGAAGCGCCTGCACAACCTAGCTCAAGCTGCTCATTGCGCGGCCCAAGGCAAAGTCGGCTCTGGCTTCGATGTGGCGTCGGCTGTATATGGAACCTGCCTATACCGACGCTTCTCACCTGGGCTGCTCTCCAACCATGCCGAACCAGGTGTTCCCAAATTTGCAACAGAGCTTCGAGACATCGTCGAGGAGAACCACCACAAGATCAAGTGGGATACCGAGATCCAGAAGGATGTGGTGAAGATTCCGGAAGGACTGAGGCTGGTCATGTGTGATGTATCTTGTGGCAGCAAGACTCCTGGCATGGTCAAGCAAGTCCTCGCCTGGCGCAAGGAGACAGTCGAAGAGGCCAACGCGATCTGGAGTGATCTGGACGAAGCAAATCAGACATTAGCAAAGGCATTAAAGGCAGCCACCGAGGCTGACGGCGCAGACAAGTACAAAGAGCTGAAGAGTGCCATCACTCGCATCCGCGAGCTCATACGACTTATGTCGGAGAAGTCTGGTGTTCCGATTGAGCCGCCCGCGCAGACGAAGCTGCTTGATGCCTGCGAGAAAGTGCCAGGCGTAATTGGAGGTGTTGTGCCTGGCGCGGGAGGCTACGATGCTATATCGCTACTGATTGATGACAACGTTGACACGGTTGGTAGACTCGAGGAGCTTTTTGCAGGGTGGCAGTTCGAGAGCGAGGAGGGCGGGCGTGGTAAGGTTAGTATGTTGGGTGTGCGGGAGGAGATGGAGGGTATTAAGCAAGAAGGCGTAAAGTCTTATCATCAGTGGATGAAGGCATTCGTAGACTTTTAG
- a CDS encoding Pentatricopeptide repeat-containing protein 5, mitochondrial: MPIPKGIHISRIAGTAIKSFSHGYAQTVVAASQSSYAAQNASAADLPLADTLIGRFRKSEKNRIKNVYNHVESTRKASTAAVSGSRPESSQQDVGLDKYFDAWQKNQRNGTSAKDWQQFQFARRIEWQPPSVVPTHTQEASDAVGIEESNDETFRAPSLKRSYTTSAIDTFGQAFDTEAQEAVALELVNNAIADEISKAKEESDDGLTIRAKSPSASSQLAESFEFYPQSNSPASVFSPADSCSSAESLESDYYTEQLVQLAENKRYADIPAVFQGMLRAGVQKPSQAAYRALLNSAIELTHGKHQKTPRALEVYSDMLRRRVAPDAITYAMLIELLAARASESVAMRKDLEQRLTRYGGIDQPGKFMFRSSQSEAAIVAEDSSLSIALKMFDRATETSSKPLSSEACACLVIASAEQGRVDDMNRVYQYMEAQSLEPLSTIYAPMITAYGMNGDLRKAVETYDEYKNLAVANNAGENSINRVDNFVYAALIKAYGTADRLKGGLKFLASIQAGVESSSELDDLRETVALEALLPLALKHTTFRDALELTKSLTGRAYTSALSAIASAAADRNLPDISTQAFDTLTGHTKDLVEPSMALLAMHVRNANVEAAEPFWRILENASVNLSFIEPTTMRTIALIGIGQAELGLRNSRRMFARIRETQSESRQAESNDHIDEAIELIGSFMLKSQAMLPPEANLEALRMMTENGTFVAPIAEHLVARFGPEHIARLNQADLDYLLRLQSSMILEESSADIAGPARFGCLLENIVSRSAMPSAETETLIEKTLINIDRAELSRLWNNYRYPTTPALFQPSPFTPVVPFQAPTSSEDTYDPYAKRTDVKGSNAINELLERPHGRRMNEALTKFRNMRRIGRAPRMFTYGKLIEAAAKENNLNLCHDVLEMAKQDVPFDARYRVVRFGWQQILDHMVAGCLHLHRRDLAAKYHQDMLDMGFAPSANTFGLYITTLKENTKTFDEATEAVKIFLRAKAEGVEPSSFLYNALIGKLGKARRIDDCLFYFAEMRNLRVAPTSVTYGTIVNALCRVSDEKFAEEIFEEMEACDNYKPRPAPYHSLMQFFLTTKRDRSKVLAYYERMRSKNIVPTVHTFKLLIDTHATLEPVNMPAAEAVLEDMKASGIQPEAVHYASLIHANGCVLHDVEAARALFDKVIAEGQIRPQPNMYQALFESLNANHRSSECEPLLQDMAARGVDFTPYIANALIHGWTLEKNVSKAKEAFQRVPMSRREPSTYEAMVRAYLAAEDRDAAKGVVREALSRGYPSAVAGKIAELVR, encoded by the coding sequence ATGCCTATCCCGAAGGGTATTCACATCTCGCGTATTGCTGGCACTGCCATCAAGAGCTTCTCCCACGGCTACGCCCAGACCGTCGTCGCCGCTTCCCAGTCTTCCTACGCTGCCCAGAATGCATCTGCAGCAGACCTCCCGCTCGCGGACACCTTGATTGGTCGTTTCCGGAAGAGTGAGAAGAATCGCATCAAGAATGTATACAACCATGTCGAGAGCACACGAAAGGCCAGCACGGCCGCAGTTTCTGGTAGCCGACCAGAGTCTAGCCAGCAGGATGTTGGTTTAGACAAATACTTCGATGCTTGGCAGAAGAATCAGCGCAATGGAACGAGCGCGAAGGATTGGCAGCAATTCCAGTTTGCGCGCAGAATAGAGTGGCAGCCACCTTCGGTTGTTCCAACACATACCCAGGAGGCCTCCGACGCAGTGGGCATTGAAGAGAGCAATGATGAGACGTTCCGTGCTCCTAGCCTCAAGCGCTCTTACACGACCAGCGCCATCGATACCTTTGGACAAGCATTCGACACCGAAGCCCAGGAAGCCGTTGCCCTTGAGCTGGTGAACAACGCGATCGCCGATGAGATCTCGAAGGCCAAAGAGGAGTCTGATGATGGTCTCACTATTCGAGCCAAGTCGCCATCCGCGAGCTCCCAGCTGGCAGAGTCGTTCGAGTTCTACCCGCAATCCAACAGTCCAGCTTCGGTCTTTTCGCCTGCCGACAGTTGCTCGAGTGCCGAATCGCTAGAGAGTGACTACTACACCGAACAGCTTGTGCAGCTGGCAGAGAACAAGCGATATGCAGACATTCCGGCCGTCTTCCAGGGCATGTTGCGCGCTGGCGTGCAGAAGCCATCGCAAGCTGCATACCGTGCGTTGCTCAATTCAGCCATTGAGCTTACTCATGGCAAGCATCAGAAGACCCCGAGAGCGCTCGAAGTCTACTCGGACATGCTTAGGCGGAGAGTCGCCCCTGACGCCATCACATATGCTATGTTGATTGAGCTTCTCGCTGCCAGAGCATCAGAATCGGTTGCCATGCGCAAGGATCTGGAGCAGCGTCTCACTCGCTATGGAGGTATTGACCAGCCTGGCAAGTTCATGTTCCGATCAAGCCAGTCCGAGGCCGCCATCGTTGCCGAAGACAGCTCGTTGTCGATTGCCCTGAAGATGTTCGACAGAGCAACAGAGACAAGCTCCAAGCCACTCTCCAGTGAGGCATGTGCTTGTTTGGTCATTGCTAGCGCCGAGCAAGGTCGCGTGGACGATATGAACCGTGTATACCAGTACATGGAGGCACAGTCACTTGAGCCACTCTCAACAATCTATGCCCCCATGATCACCGCATACGGCATGAACGGCGACCTGCGCAAAGCTGTTGAGACCTACGACGAGTACAAGAACCTGGCCGTTGCCAACAACGCTGGCGAAAACTCCATCAACAGAGTTGACAACTTCGTGTACGCTGCACTCATCAAAGCTTACGGTACAGCAGATAGACTCAAGGGTGGCCTCAAATTCTTGGCAAGTATACAGGCTGGCGTTGAGAGCTCTAGCGAACTTGATGACCTGCGCGAGACAGTCGCCCTCGAAGCCCTGCTTCCCTTGGCCCTCAAGCACACTACTTTCCGCGACGCTCTGGAGTTGACCAAGTCCCTGACAGGGCGTGCGTACACTTCAGCGCTGTCTGCAATTGCTTCTGCTGCGGCCGACAGGAATCTCCCGGACATCAGTACCCAGGCTTTCGATACCCTCACTGGACACACCAAGGACCTGGTCGAACCAAGCATGGCTTTGCTTGCTATGCACGTTCGTAATGCAAACGTGGAAGCAGCTGAACCTTTCTGGAGAATCCTTGAAAACGCTTCTGTAAATCTCTCCTTCATCGAGCCTACAACGATGCGCACCATTGCGTTGATCGGCATTGGACAAGCAGAGCTTGGCTTGAGGAACAGCAGGCGCATGTTCGCACGGATCCGCGAGACACAGTCGGAGAGCCGCCAAGCCGAGAGCAACGATCACATTGATGAAGCTATCGAGCTTATCGGCTCTTTCATGCTGAAGAGTCAGGCGATGCTCCCGCCTGAAGCAAACTTGGAAGCACTCCGCATGATGACTGAGAATGGCACATTCGTCGCGCCGATCGCGGAACATCTTGTGGCGCGCTTCGGTCCTGAGCACATCGCACGACTGAATCAGGCTGACCTCGATTATCTTCTGCGTTTACAGAGCAGCATGATCCTTGAGGAGTCATCTGCCGACATCGCTGGACCTGCTCGCTTCGGCTGCCTCTTGGAGAACATTGTTTCCCGCTCTGCTATGCCTTCTGCTGAGACCGAGACACTTATCGAGAAGACCCTCATCAATATCGATCGTGCGGAACTGTCAAGACTTTGGAACAACTACCGTTACCCGACCACGCCGGCACTATTCCAGCCGTCACCATTTACGCCAGTAGTGCCGTTCCAAGCGCCGACATCCTCCGAGGACACCTATGACCCCTATGCTAAGCGCACGGATGTCAAGGGTTCCAACGCTATCAATGAACTTCTCGAACGTCCACATGGTCGCCGTATGAACGAGGCTCTTACTAAGTTCCGCAACATGCGCCGTATTGGTCGGGCACCGCGAATGTTCACCTACGGTAAACTCATCGAAGCCGCGGCCAAGGAGAACAACCTCAACCTCTGTCATGACGTTCTTGAAATGGCAAAGCAAGATGTTCCTTTCGATGCTCGATACCGCGTCGTCCGATTTGGATGGCAACAGATCCTCGACCACATGGTTGCTGGCTGCCTCCACCTTCATCGACGAGACCTCGCTGCGAAGTACCACCAGGACATGCTCGACATGGGTTTCGCACCTTCCGCCAACACTTTCGGATTGTACATCACGACGCTGAAGGAGAACACCAAGACATTCGATGAGGCCACAGAGGCCGTCAAGATCTTCCTGCGTGCGAAGGCTGAAGGTGTCGAACCATCATCCTTCCTCTACAACGCTCTAATCGGCAAACTTGGCAAGGCTCGACGCATTGACGACTGTCTCTTCTACTTCGCTGAGATGCGCAACCTCCGTGTTGCTCCAACTTCAGTTACCTACGGCACTATCGTCAACGCCCTTTGCCGTGTGTCCGATGAGAAGTTCGCAGAAGAGATCTTCGAGGAGATGGAAGCTTGCGACAATTACAAGCCACGTCCAGCTCCTTACCATTCTCTGATGCAGTTCTTCCTGACCACTAAGCGCGATCGCAGCAAGGTCCTTGCCTACTACGAGCGCATGCGCAGCAAGAATATTGTGCCTACTGTCCACACGTTCAAGCTGTTGATCGACACCCACGCAACCCTCGAGCCAGTGAACATGCCAGCCGCCGAAGctgtcctcgaagacatgaAGGCGAGTGGCATCCAGCCCGAAGCCGTTCACTACGCTTCCTTGATCCATGCTAACGGCTGCGTCTTGCACGACGTTGAGGCTGCTCGCGCGCTCTTTGACAAAGTCATCGCCGAGGGCCAAATCAGACCACAGCCAAACATGTATCAGGCACTTTTTGAGAGCTTGAACGCCAATCACCGATCTTCCGAGTGCGAGCCACTTCTCCAGGATATGGCCGCTCGCGGTGTCGACTTCACACCTTACATTGCCAACGCTCTCATCCACGGCTGGACCTTGGAGAAGAACGTTTCCAAGGCCAAGGAGGCTTTCCAGCGCGTGCCCATGTCTCGTCGCGAGCCCAGCACATATGAGGCTATGGTTCGCGCCTACCTCGCTGCGGAGGACCGTGATGCTGCGAAAGGCGTCGTCCGCGAAGCTCTCAGCCGCGGATACCCCAGCGCTGTCGCGGGCAAGATCGCGGAGCTGGTTCGCTGA
- a CDS encoding 60S ribosomal export protein NMD3, which translates to MSMEIDSSVPLAPRAATQATVLCYNCGAPIDGTQAGGALCSDCLRLTTDITSTIERDSVLHMCRDCDRWHSPPTSWVVAPPESRELLALCLRKLRGLNKTRIIDASFIWTEPHSRRIKVKITVQQEAGEGTILQQTFDVEFVQQYKQCPDCAKSYTHNTWRANVQVRQKVPHKRTFLYLEQLILKQGAHKETINIKEVQNGIDFYFGQRNHAEAFVDFLSSVAPVKTKKSQELISMDVHTSSKSYKFSYSCELVPICKDDLVALPLKIAKQIGNIAPLVLCYRIGTAVNFLDPNTLQIADLSTPIYWRAPFTPLADVQELREFVIMDIEPLGPQVGRFALAEATVARTSDLGVNDTTYNIRTHLGNVLKPGDSAMGYHLTGTQFNNPNFEAIEESKQYSGQIPDVILVKKHYERRKKKGPSNRNWKLKRMAREESDMKPRKQDQDRDEIDYEQFLQDLEADPELRHGLNMYKNQVQRGVEEMETDGEDEDEGLEIPMDQLIDEMEDMGMDDVEEEEEDDDE; encoded by the coding sequence ATGTCGATGGAGATCGACTCATCTGTGCCACTGGCACCTCGAGCAGCAACACAGGCAACAGTCCTCTGCTACAACTGTGGTGCCCCGATCGATGGCACACAAGCAGGAGGAGCGCTATGCTCAGACTGCCTAAGGCTCACCACCGACATCACATCCACCATCGAGCGCGACAGCGTACTCCACATGTGCAGAGACTGCGACCGATGGCATTCACCGCCTACATCCTGGGTCGTAGCTCCACCAGAATCAAGAGAACTGCTGGCACTATGCCTACGAAAACTAAGAGGATTGAACAAGACACGCATTATAGACGCATCTTTCATCTGGACCGAGCCGCATTCGAGACGTATCAAGGTCAAGATCACAGTACAGCAAGAGGCGGGAGAAGGAACGATATTACAGCAGACTTTTGACGTTGAGTTCGTGCAGCAATACAAGCAGTGTCCTGATTGCGCCAAGTCATATACCCACAACACATGGCGAGCGAACGTGCAAGTCAGGCAGAAGGTCCCGCACAAGAGAACGTTCCTGTACCTGGAGCAGCTTATCCTGAAGCAAGGAGCGCACAAAGAGACGATCAACATCAAGGAAGTGCAGAACGGCATTGATTTCTACTTCGGACAGCGGAATCATGCAGAGGCGTTCGTGGACTTCCTTAGCTCGGTCGCGCCAGTGAAGACCAAGAAAAGTCAAGAGCTGATCTCGATGGATGTACACACATCGTCCAAGTCGTACAAGTTCTCATACTCGTGCGAATTGGTGCCGATATGCAAGGACGACTTGGTGGCTCTACCTCTGAAGATCGCGAAGCAGATTGGAAACATTGCACCGCTGGTGCTCTGCTACAGAATCGGCACAGCGGTGAACTTCCTCGATCCAAACACCCTACAGATTGCAGACTTGAGTACGCCGATCTACTGGCGAGCACCCTTCACACCTTTGGCAGACGTGCAAGAGCTGCGAGAGTTCGTGATTATGGACATTGAACCCCTCGGTCCCCAAGTTGGTCGCTTTGCCCTTGCCGAAGCAACAGTCGCCCGCACATCTGATCTCGGCGTCAACGACACGACCTACAACATACGTACCCATCTTGGCAACGTCCTCAAGCCTGGTGACAGCGCTATGGGTTACCACCTGACAGGAACACAGTTCAACAACCCCAACTTCGAGGCGATAGAAGAGTCGAAACAGTACTCTGGGCAGATTCCTGACGTGATATTAGTCAAGAAGCACTACGAGCGCCGCAAGAAGAAGGGTCCAAGCAACCGCAACTGGAAGCTCAAGCGTATGGCGAGAGAAGAGAGTGACATGAAGCCGAGAAAGCAGGACCAGGATCGTGATGAGATTGACTACGAGCAGTTCTTGCAGGACTTGGAGGCAGATCCAGAGCTCAGGCACGGTCTCAACATGTATAAGAACCAGGTGCAGCGAGGTGTTGAGGAAATGGAGACGGATGGTGAGGATGAGGATGAGGGCTTGGAGATACCGATGGATCAGCTCATTGACGAGATGGAGGACATGGGTATGGACGATGTCgaagaagaggaggaagatGATGACGAGTGA